A section of the Flavobacterium ardleyense genome encodes:
- the atpD gene encoding F0F1 ATP synthase subunit beta translates to MSKVIGKVAQIIGPVVDVVFNGKDVELPKIYDSLEITKKDGTLLILEVQSHIGENTVRTISMDSTDGLSRGWEVVGTGNPIKMPIGPDVYGRLFNVIGDAIDGLGNLPKTGDDGLSIHRQAPKFEDLSTSSEVLFTGIKVIDLIEPYSKGGKIGLFGGAGVGKTVLIQELINNIAKGHGGLSVFAGVGERTREGNDLLREMLESGIIKYGDEFMHSMENGGWDLSKVDMPGMRESKATFVFGQMNEPPGARARVALSGLSIAEYFRDGAGTDQGKDVLFFVDNIFRFTQAGSEVSALLGRMPSAVGYQPTLATEMGAMQERITSTNKGSITSVQAVYVPADDLTDPAPATTFAHLDATTVLSRKIAELGIYPAVDPLDSTSRILTPEILGNEHYDCAQRVKEILQKYKQLQDIIAILGMEELSEEDKLSVSRARRVQRFLSQPFHVAEQFTGLKGVLVDIKDTIKGFNMIIDGELDHLPESAFNLKGTIEEAIEAGEKMLAEA, encoded by the coding sequence ATGTCAAAAGTAATAGGAAAAGTTGCACAAATTATCGGGCCAGTTGTCGATGTAGTTTTCAACGGTAAAGATGTTGAACTTCCAAAAATTTATGATTCACTAGAAATCACTAAAAAAGACGGTACATTATTGATTCTTGAAGTACAATCTCACATTGGAGAAAACACTGTACGTACCATTTCTATGGACTCTACAGATGGTTTGAGCCGTGGATGGGAAGTTGTAGGAACAGGAAATCCTATTAAAATGCCAATTGGACCAGACGTTTACGGACGTTTGTTCAACGTAATTGGTGACGCTATCGACGGATTGGGTAATTTGCCTAAAACTGGAGACGACGGATTGTCAATTCACCGCCAAGCACCAAAATTCGAGGATCTATCTACTTCTTCTGAAGTGCTTTTTACTGGAATTAAAGTAATTGACCTTATTGAGCCTTACTCAAAAGGGGGTAAAATTGGATTGTTCGGTGGAGCAGGAGTTGGAAAAACAGTATTGATTCAGGAATTGATTAACAATATCGCAAAAGGACACGGTGGACTTTCTGTATTTGCAGGAGTAGGTGAAAGAACACGTGAAGGAAACGATTTGTTGCGTGAGATGCTTGAGTCTGGAATTATAAAATACGGTGACGAATTTATGCACTCTATGGAAAATGGAGGATGGGATTTGTCTAAAGTAGATATGCCAGGAATGAGAGAGTCAAAAGCTACTTTCGTTTTCGGTCAAATGAATGAGCCACCAGGAGCTCGTGCTCGTGTAGCACTTTCTGGACTTTCTATCGCTGAATATTTCCGTGATGGGGCAGGAACAGATCAAGGAAAAGACGTTTTGTTTTTCGTTGATAATATTTTCCGTTTTACACAAGCAGGATCAGAGGTTTCGGCATTATTAGGTCGTATGCCATCTGCAGTAGGATACCAGCCAACATTGGCAACAGAAATGGGTGCGATGCAAGAACGTATTACATCTACAAACAAAGGATCTATTACATCTGTACAGGCGGTTTACGTTCCTGCGGATGATTTAACTGACCCTGCACCGGCAACAACATTTGCCCACCTTGACGCAACAACGGTATTGTCTCGTAAAATTGCGGAGCTTGGAATTTACCCAGCGGTAGATCCTCTAGATTCAACTTCTAGAATCCTTACGCCAGAAATTTTAGGAAATGAGCACTACGACTGTGCACAAAGAGTAAAAGAGATTCTACAAAAATATAAGCAACTTCAAGATATTATCGCTATTCTTGGTATGGAGGAACTTTCTGAAGAGGATAAACTTTCGGTATCTAGAGCACGTCGTGTACAGCGTTTCTTGTCTCAGCCGTTCCACGTTGCAGAGCAATTTACAGGATTAAAAGGTGTTCTTGTAGACATTAAAGATACCATCAAAGGATTTAATATGATCATTGATGGAGAACTTGACCACTTGCCAGAATCTGCTTTCAACCTTAAAGGGACAATTGAAGAAGCAATCGAAGCAGGAGAAAAAATGTTGGCAGAAGCTTAA
- a CDS encoding F0F1 ATP synthase subunit epsilon: MTLEIISPEAALFKGVVSSVKLPGIDGSFQILNNHAPIVSTLTEGIVDVEVLNVEYVQELEPSITKVTPTRFTFAIGSGTLEMNNNKIIVLVD; encoded by the coding sequence ATGACTTTAGAAATAATATCTCCAGAAGCAGCTTTGTTTAAAGGTGTGGTTAGCTCGGTAAAATTGCCAGGAATTGATGGGAGTTTTCAAATCCTTAACAATCACGCGCCGATAGTTTCTACTCTTACAGAAGGTATTGTAGATGTGGAAGTTCTTAATGTTGAGTACGTTCAGGAACTAGAACCGAGCATTACAAAAGTGACACCAACCCGTTTCACTTTCGCAATCGGATCAGGAACACTCGAGATGAATAACAATAAAATCATCGTTCTAGTAGACTAA